The proteins below are encoded in one region of Akkermansiaceae bacterium:
- the neuC gene encoding UDP-N-acetylglucosamine 2-epimerase (hydrolyzing): protein MKRLLFITGTRADYGKLEPLAMAAQVAGFKISFFITGMHMMCRYGETRVEVRRFPEAEFFEFVNQREGDPLDFVLAKTVMGFSDFVHEHKPDLVIVHGDRVEALATSIVCAMKYIPSAHIEGGEVSGTIDESLRHCNTKLCTTHFVCSEAAYHRVINLGEAEDRVFCIGSPELDTHAKPSGVSIEEVAQRYEVPTQNYGVVIFHPVTSEVKMIGKQAEALFDRLVTCGRNFVVIMPNNDPGTEKIIEVLDKLPKDRFRIIASMRFNYFSELLRNASAMIGNSSVGVREAPFLGVPSLDIGTRQNERATSPSIVSASAYDSSIIDDFLSTRWGERCERSLEFGVGQAAAKFVEVLMRPDYWSFSQQKKFNG from the coding sequence ATGAAAAGGCTACTGTTCATAACAGGCACCAGAGCTGATTACGGTAAGCTAGAGCCATTAGCCATGGCTGCGCAGGTTGCTGGCTTTAAGATTAGTTTTTTTATAACGGGGATGCATATGATGTGCCGTTATGGAGAAACAAGGGTTGAGGTTCGCCGCTTCCCCGAGGCTGAATTTTTTGAATTTGTTAATCAACGTGAGGGAGATCCCTTGGATTTTGTGCTGGCTAAGACTGTAATGGGGTTTTCTGATTTTGTGCATGAGCACAAGCCTGATCTTGTTATCGTACATGGAGATCGTGTCGAAGCTCTGGCTACCTCGATTGTTTGTGCAATGAAGTATATTCCAAGTGCTCATATTGAAGGTGGTGAAGTTTCAGGAACTATAGATGAAAGCTTAAGGCATTGTAATACTAAATTATGTACAACTCATTTTGTATGTTCGGAAGCGGCTTACCATAGAGTAATTAATTTAGGTGAGGCGGAAGACCGGGTGTTTTGCATAGGTTCTCCAGAACTGGATACTCATGCTAAACCATCGGGAGTTAGTATTGAGGAAGTGGCACAGCGGTATGAAGTGCCAACTCAAAACTACGGAGTAGTCATATTTCATCCCGTAACATCTGAGGTCAAAATGATAGGCAAACAAGCTGAGGCGTTATTTGATCGTTTGGTCACTTGTGGTAGGAATTTTGTCGTAATTATGCCTAACAATGACCCGGGTACTGAGAAAATTATTGAGGTGCTGGACAAATTACCTAAAGATCGCTTTCGAATTATTGCCTCAATGCGCTTCAACTATTTTTCAGAGTTGCTTAGGAATGCTTCAGCAATGATTGGTAATAGTAGTGTGGGCGTAAGAGAAGCCCCGTTTTTGGGTGTTCCAAGTCTTGATATTGGAACACGGCAAAATGAACGGGCGACTTCGCCTTCCATAGTATCGGCATCTGCTTATGATTCATCTATTATAGATGATTTTCTTTCAACTCGGTGGGGAGAACGCTGTGAACGGTCTCTTGAGTTTGGTGTGGGGCAAGCTGCCGCAAAGTTTGTAGAAGTCTTGATGAGGCCGGACTATTGGTCTTTTTCGCAACAAAAAAAGTTCAATGGGTAA
- a CDS encoding AAC(3) family N-acetyltransferase yields the protein MGKINAITNKQVFDCLDSLLVEGDDVFVHSSLSGVGDLEDGAEGIIESMLDIVSPNEGTLVFPTATTTFAKTGFFDVSLTPSETGAMTELFRLKYAQKRSCVPMYSFAATGKNYLDYTSVYDGFLEEYSPLLSLIKNRGKILLFGVDYNKCSIYHLSEERKMVDYNFYKTFSGIVVDEQGESREGSQRYYVRKRLNTIKEVNWVGGILESRGKVQVGRLGAKVIKSFLAKDFDDLCMEVLSDNAKAFIKCSEG from the coding sequence ATGGGTAAGATAAATGCAATTACTAACAAGCAAGTTTTCGACTGCTTGGATTCGTTGTTGGTTGAGGGTGATGACGTATTTGTGCACTCATCATTGAGCGGTGTTGGTGATTTGGAAGATGGGGCAGAGGGAATAATAGAATCCATGTTAGATATAGTGTCGCCTAACGAGGGTACCTTGGTTTTTCCTACTGCGACCACAACGTTTGCCAAGACGGGGTTCTTTGATGTGAGCCTGACTCCCAGTGAAACGGGTGCGATGACAGAACTATTTAGGTTAAAATATGCGCAAAAACGCTCTTGCGTTCCAATGTATAGTTTCGCGGCTACAGGTAAGAATTATCTGGATTACACATCAGTTTACGACGGGTTTTTAGAGGAATATTCGCCATTGTTGAGTTTGATAAAAAACAGAGGAAAAATTTTGCTTTTTGGTGTAGATTATAACAAGTGCAGTATATATCATCTATCAGAGGAGCGGAAGATGGTAGATTACAACTTCTACAAAACCTTTTCAGGGATTGTCGTGGACGAACAAGGGGAGAGCAGAGAAGGCTCTCAAAGATACTATGTTAGAAAAAGGTTAAACACTATCAAGGAAGTAAATTGGGTGGGCGGTATACTTGAGAGTCGAGGAAAAGTCCAGGTTGGTCGTCTGGGAGCGAAAGTAATCAAATCATTCCTAGCCAAAGATTTTGATGACCTATGTATGGAAGTGCTGAGCGATAATGCCAAAGCATTCATTAAGTGCAGTGAAGGTTGA
- a CDS encoding glycosyltransferase family 4 protein produces the protein MINKRTIYVSRLVDAENTNAQVLNTRAMLSRFSSDRITWCAPHYHVADEEVSRRGNVRLHKLVNNGFWRCHSALLYQGSYDAVFYPGGEWFDSLGLLLRKLLRRRIPVIATLEGLVGNFAREYEYSDWAGHHVYCQRVGRKTLARLDRLYHQADHVIAISPFLAEMGRRRYGNKFSVLPLGIDTSVFHAEDKCGKNRRSIVVSAGNLGAGKRPEIFIELARRHPTTDFVWYGGGDPELSAFREKTVMEGLSNLSFPGSVQPLELAKAFRAADLFVMPSMTEGVPKVTQEAAACGLAIVMFGHFEAPSVANGVNGFVVWDDEEFYSHVSQLIQDSRLRLKMGSKAIEMSKDYSWDEIAPRWEKCILSSL, from the coding sequence ATGATAAACAAGAGGACTATTTATGTTTCTCGGTTGGTGGATGCTGAGAACACAAATGCCCAGGTGCTGAATACACGGGCTATGCTTTCGCGTTTCAGTTCAGATAGAATCACATGGTGCGCTCCTCACTATCACGTTGCTGACGAGGAGGTATCACGGCGGGGTAATGTTAGGCTCCACAAGTTGGTAAACAATGGCTTTTGGCGCTGCCATTCAGCGTTACTATACCAAGGTTCCTATGATGCAGTGTTCTATCCAGGAGGGGAGTGGTTTGATAGCTTGGGGCTTCTTCTGAGGAAGTTATTGAGGCGTCGTATACCAGTTATCGCGACTCTTGAGGGGCTTGTGGGTAACTTTGCCCGAGAGTATGAGTATTCAGACTGGGCGGGACACCATGTTTATTGTCAACGCGTGGGTAGAAAGACACTTGCCCGTCTTGACAGGCTCTATCATCAAGCGGATCATGTCATAGCAATTAGCCCCTTTCTGGCCGAGATGGGTCGACGTCGTTACGGCAATAAATTTAGCGTGTTACCGCTAGGCATCGACACAAGTGTTTTTCACGCTGAAGACAAGTGCGGGAAGAATAGGCGTTCAATTGTAGTCTCTGCGGGCAACCTTGGTGCTGGGAAACGACCAGAAATTTTCATTGAGCTCGCGAGGCGGCATCCCACTACTGATTTTGTTTGGTACGGTGGCGGGGACCCTGAATTATCTGCATTTCGTGAGAAAACCGTTATGGAAGGATTGAGTAACCTTAGCTTTCCAGGTAGTGTGCAGCCTTTGGAATTAGCCAAGGCTTTTCGTGCTGCCGATCTTTTTGTAATGCCCTCAATGACGGAAGGTGTTCCCAAGGTTACACAGGAAGCAGCAGCCTGTGGTTTGGCGATTGTAATGTTCGGACACTTTGAGGCACCGTCTGTCGCGAACGGGGTAAACGGGTTTGTCGTGTGGGATGACGAGGAGTTTTACAGTCATGTAAGTCAACTCATACAGGATAGCCGTCTCAGGCTCAAAATGGGGTCGAAGGCTATCGAGATGAGCAAGGATTATTCATGGGATGAGATAGCACCCAGATGGGAAAAGTGTATCCTTAGCTCACTATGA
- a CDS encoding SGNH/GDSL hydrolase family protein yields the protein MKQLLLRFIRACNRRFAGRTVVVIGDSHCEVFGHDYFRIKFPFTRFDVRAIHGATASGLENPNSKTRAGNYFEEAALSAAFRGTPVILMLGEVDTGFVIWYRANKYAASVDLMMETAVKNYTKLIKHVSERCSAIVISTPLPTISDDNDWGDISNQRKAVTASQVDRTALTIRFNSEIEKHCSILNVPYINLDRESIGVDGLISKALTHSDPSNHHYNPLAHAKVITPHLRRALRRYQ from the coding sequence ATGAAGCAACTTTTACTCAGGTTTATTCGCGCGTGCAATCGGCGTTTTGCTGGTAGGACTGTGGTCGTGATTGGGGATTCACATTGTGAGGTCTTTGGTCATGATTATTTTCGCATTAAGTTTCCGTTCACTCGGTTTGATGTGCGTGCTATTCATGGGGCCACCGCTTCGGGTTTGGAAAACCCAAATTCAAAGACTCGTGCAGGCAACTATTTTGAAGAAGCCGCTTTATCAGCGGCCTTTCGCGGCACGCCTGTCATACTGATGCTGGGCGAAGTTGATACTGGTTTCGTGATTTGGTATAGAGCTAATAAATATGCTGCAAGCGTTGATCTTATGATGGAAACTGCAGTGAAAAATTATACCAAGTTAATTAAACATGTATCCGAAAGATGCAGCGCTATAGTAATTAGCACGCCTTTGCCAACTATATCAGATGATAATGATTGGGGAGATATATCCAATCAGCGCAAAGCTGTTACTGCAAGCCAAGTGGACAGAACGGCCTTGACCATCCGGTTTAATTCAGAGATCGAGAAGCATTGTAGTATTCTCAATGTGCCATATATTAATCTTGACCGTGAAAGTATTGGAGTTGATGGCCTCATATCAAAGGCATTGACACACTCAGACCCCAGCAATCACCACTATAATCCTTTGGCTCATGCCAAGGTTATCACGCCTCACCTGAGACGAGCTCTAAGACGATATCAATAG
- a CDS encoding oligosaccharide flippase family protein: MSIAKKVAGQSSWFLIGNVFTLLVGFLFQVYLARQLQADGLGVFGLLEVGAAALTGLLGFGIAQVMLRFVPEHVSLGQYVELHALIRGGFLILLVTGMVAVVLIFLALPMLLQQWPQLAGHESEVMVASFIIPLGLLLFASTQALRGFHDVRFIVIGSSIIQLIVKIVLAVAALSLGMLVLGYVWAVVVSMGVALLWMQVGVWRHLKLHPADGPGRLRLIPAWRSYGRVMYGNSLLGFWTDPLDRTLLVVFAGPASVGVLMVAQRLYMLPGVFFQMFLSIVAPMMASAGSSKEHDEIQRIYHLTTDWVVRLSFPLISFLAVYAEPVLGLFGSQFAEQGTLLLRILLLAQLINLVSGPIGTVLNMCGEERRMLKINAAALFLKAALICALVPIIALPGLGIAVLGIMLVSNVSALLVAHKAFGVPWWNSRCKHWLIPALVTVVTTWAGCPHLRFTQWGLAGGLLLSYLVFHGSHLLVHGFNEDDQEVISVIRSKLGSIFASRG; encoded by the coding sequence ATGAGTATTGCAAAGAAAGTGGCGGGACAGTCAAGCTGGTTCCTAATAGGAAATGTGTTTACATTGCTTGTCGGTTTTTTGTTCCAGGTATATCTCGCCCGGCAGTTGCAGGCTGATGGTCTTGGGGTGTTCGGGCTTCTAGAGGTAGGTGCAGCGGCACTAACAGGGCTTCTTGGTTTCGGTATAGCACAGGTAATGCTGCGCTTTGTACCGGAGCACGTTAGTCTGGGGCAATACGTGGAGCTACATGCACTAATCCGAGGTGGCTTCCTGATACTCCTCGTGACCGGCATGGTCGCGGTAGTTCTCATATTTTTAGCCCTACCAATGCTTCTTCAGCAGTGGCCCCAGTTGGCGGGACATGAATCCGAGGTAATGGTAGCTTCTTTCATTATCCCGCTGGGTCTACTGCTCTTTGCAAGTACCCAGGCATTGAGAGGCTTTCATGATGTACGCTTTATCGTAATAGGATCCAGTATCATTCAGCTCATAGTGAAAATTGTTTTGGCCGTGGCGGCGTTATCACTAGGTATGCTGGTATTGGGTTATGTGTGGGCGGTTGTGGTCTCGATGGGTGTGGCCCTTCTTTGGATGCAGGTAGGTGTTTGGCGTCACCTGAAACTACATCCCGCTGATGGACCAGGAAGGCTCCGACTGATCCCCGCTTGGCGAAGTTATGGCAGAGTTATGTATGGCAACAGCCTGCTCGGATTCTGGACCGATCCTCTGGACCGGACTCTGCTCGTTGTTTTTGCCGGGCCTGCGTCTGTCGGAGTTTTAATGGTCGCTCAGCGGCTATACATGTTGCCAGGTGTTTTTTTTCAAATGTTTCTCTCCATCGTCGCCCCCATGATGGCATCTGCTGGCTCTAGCAAGGAGCACGATGAAATCCAGAGAATCTACCATCTCACCACAGACTGGGTTGTTAGGTTGTCATTCCCGTTGATTTCTTTCCTGGCGGTGTATGCAGAACCTGTACTAGGCCTATTCGGCTCGCAATTTGCTGAGCAAGGCACCCTGCTACTGAGGATACTACTACTCGCACAACTCATAAATCTGGTATCGGGACCCATCGGGACTGTGTTGAATATGTGCGGAGAAGAACGGAGAATGCTCAAGATCAATGCCGCAGCGCTTTTTCTCAAAGCGGCCCTCATTTGTGCATTGGTACCGATAATTGCCTTGCCGGGGCTTGGGATTGCCGTTCTGGGAATCATGTTAGTTTCAAATGTATCAGCTCTTCTCGTCGCACATAAAGCATTCGGAGTCCCCTGGTGGAATAGTCGATGTAAACATTGGCTCATACCAGCATTAGTGACAGTGGTAACGACCTGGGCTGGATGCCCACATTTGAGGTTTACCCAATGGGGGCTGGCTGGGGGGCTCCTATTATCGTATCTTGTTTTTCATGGGAGCCATCTTCTCGTCCATGGGTTCAACGAAGATGACCAAGAAGTAATCTCAGTAATCCGTAGCAAGCTGGGTAGCATTTTTGCTTCCAGAGGATAA
- a CDS encoding sulfotransferase family 2 domain-containing protein, with product MNSEYSLTKVLRMRLADFRHRGVFSGYPDQNRCIFIHIPKAAGTSVTRTLFRADSRHLNYMDYQRANPRKFKKYFKFTFVRNPWDRLFSAYSFLARGGMNDLDHAWAGKNLSNYPDFESFVHGWVNEKNIWSWVHFKPQHWWLCDGRHRIQVDFVGRFEQMDKDVSFVQQRLGLPIQPLPKINVTEKAKHATNHYTPETQQIVAQVYQTDIKLFGYSETDCLY from the coding sequence ATGAATTCAGAATACAGTCTAACCAAGGTTTTACGCATGCGCCTCGCCGACTTCCGACACCGTGGAGTTTTCAGTGGTTACCCTGACCAGAACAGGTGTATTTTTATCCATATTCCAAAGGCTGCGGGGACGAGTGTTACTCGAACACTCTTTCGCGCCGATTCACGTCATCTCAATTATATGGATTATCAGCGAGCTAACCCCCGGAAGTTTAAAAAATACTTTAAATTTACATTCGTACGCAATCCATGGGACCGCCTATTCTCCGCCTATTCGTTCCTGGCCAGGGGCGGAATGAACGATTTGGACCATGCATGGGCTGGGAAGAACCTGTCTAATTACCCTGACTTCGAGAGCTTCGTCCACGGGTGGGTGAACGAGAAAAATATCTGGTCATGGGTTCATTTTAAGCCTCAACACTGGTGGCTCTGCGATGGGCGACATAGGATACAGGTGGACTTTGTGGGACGGTTTGAGCAAATGGATAAGGATGTATCGTTTGTGCAGCAACGCCTTGGATTGCCAATACAACCTTTGCCTAAAATCAATGTGACCGAGAAAGCAAAACACGCTACTAATCACTATACTCCAGAAACGCAGCAAATTGTGGCCCAAGTATATCAAACGGACATAAAACTATTTGGATATAGTGAGACAGACTGTTTATATTAG
- a CDS encoding polysaccharide deacetylase family protein encodes MQMICNYSEVRERKPPTLREVARGLALAALGCKERILYGGRSLARPRVQFLYIHHIFDDEVEHFDKLLAELAKTHVFISHAEAVRRVICGCNDEPCIAFSSDDGLKNNLQAANILNRYGAKACFYINPHSIGMKEPASVARFCRDRLEMPPIEFMQWSDVEHLLSQGHEIGSHTMSHTNVAEMPLSAFMEDLCTSRDILLYRCGKATHFAYPYGQFHHFNKDAMHLVFQAGYGSCASAERGCHFCEVPVAEDKLLIRRDHVVAAWPLAHTMYFIRRNSRCMDSGEDHSGGDLFPNYLKSHRM; translated from the coding sequence ATGCAAATGATATGTAACTATAGTGAAGTTAGAGAGCGAAAACCTCCAACTCTACGTGAGGTAGCACGTGGTCTTGCGTTGGCTGCCTTGGGTTGTAAAGAGAGAATCTTGTATGGGGGGCGGTCATTAGCCCGCCCACGCGTACAATTTCTTTACATTCACCATATCTTTGACGATGAGGTTGAACATTTTGACAAACTACTGGCTGAGTTGGCCAAGACACACGTATTCATTTCGCATGCCGAGGCTGTGCGGCGTGTGATTTGCGGTTGTAATGATGAGCCATGTATCGCATTTAGCTCGGATGATGGATTGAAAAATAACCTGCAGGCAGCCAATATCTTAAACCGTTACGGGGCAAAGGCTTGTTTCTATATCAACCCGCATTCGATAGGTATGAAGGAGCCTGCCTCAGTTGCCAGATTTTGTCGTGATCGACTCGAGATGCCGCCTATAGAATTTATGCAGTGGTCAGATGTAGAGCATCTTTTGAGCCAAGGTCATGAAATAGGTTCGCATACTATGAGTCATACTAATGTAGCTGAGATGCCACTATCCGCTTTTATGGAAGACCTCTGCACATCTCGCGATATCTTACTTTACCGCTGTGGAAAGGCAACCCATTTTGCATATCCTTACGGTCAATTTCACCATTTCAACAAGGATGCCATGCATCTGGTTTTTCAGGCCGGTTACGGGTCTTGTGCATCGGCAGAGCGGGGGTGTCATTTTTGTGAGGTGCCCGTGGCAGAAGACAAGCTTCTGATACGGCGTGATCACGTGGTGGCGGCATGGCCCCTTGCCCATACGATGTATTTCATTCGGAGGAACTCGCGATGTATGGATAGCGGAGAGGATCACTCTGGTGGCGATTTGTTTCCTAATTATCTCAAGTCACATAGAATGTGA
- a CDS encoding glycosyltransferase produces MNLLIVSGYWPTQSNPISGLFVVQQLSALVRQNCEATVIIATTKGKRESPHLSLKQLRLPSESIQLVEVSLLRLPEILSSWPGGIWLNTLSVGMKLNRTIRQLAAEGKVFKGCLLHGIRYMGLSVPLWGRWIKGKTVMVLHGVDPFIEKAGNLPRITSMMKPVACVCHRFVLVGQPLLRHAHLLGLSENQLKIVANGTDLPELEKIFDHQRSLNETRRVVSISNLVALKGIDLNLKALARLSEKHPELKWEYRVIGDGEERQKLELLARELGVASQVTFLGRISYQDTMHELARSDVFSLPSWGEAFGIVYLEAMARARPVVGCFDNGAADIICTGNDGLLIPPHNEFQLTCALETLLYNPELCRRIGREGRKTAEKFSWEVNAHEILALLD; encoded by the coding sequence GTGAATTTACTTATTGTTAGTGGCTATTGGCCAACGCAGTCGAACCCGATCAGCGGTCTATTTGTGGTTCAGCAGTTATCCGCGCTAGTTCGTCAAAATTGTGAGGCGACCGTGATTATAGCGACGACCAAGGGCAAGAGGGAATCACCTCACCTGTCCCTGAAGCAACTAAGGCTGCCATCAGAGAGTATTCAATTGGTGGAGGTTTCTCTTTTACGTCTTCCTGAAATATTATCGAGTTGGCCAGGAGGCATCTGGCTGAACACATTAAGTGTAGGTATGAAGCTTAATAGGACAATACGTCAATTGGCAGCTGAAGGAAAGGTGTTTAAAGGGTGTCTTCTCCATGGGATCCGTTATATGGGGTTGTCCGTGCCATTATGGGGACGGTGGATTAAAGGGAAAACCGTGATGGTGCTTCATGGGGTCGATCCATTCATTGAGAAAGCTGGGAACTTGCCGCGAATTACCTCAATGATGAAACCTGTGGCCTGTGTCTGCCACCGGTTTGTGTTGGTAGGGCAGCCTTTGTTAAGGCACGCTCATTTATTGGGCTTGTCTGAAAATCAATTGAAGATTGTTGCAAATGGCACGGATTTACCAGAACTGGAGAAAATTTTTGACCACCAGCGTAGTCTCAATGAGACACGAAGGGTTGTGAGCATTTCTAATCTTGTGGCCTTAAAAGGAATCGATCTTAATTTAAAAGCGTTGGCTCGTCTGAGCGAAAAACATCCTGAGCTAAAGTGGGAATATCGTGTCATTGGTGATGGCGAAGAACGACAAAAGCTCGAGTTGCTGGCGCGTGAGTTGGGCGTTGCGTCTCAGGTCACTTTCTTAGGGCGCATTTCCTATCAAGACACGATGCATGAGCTGGCACGTTCAGATGTATTTTCATTGCCGAGCTGGGGGGAGGCATTCGGAATTGTATATTTGGAAGCGATGGCTCGTGCCCGCCCAGTAGTTGGGTGCTTTGACAACGGGGCAGCAGATATCATTTGTACAGGAAATGATGGCCTACTAATCCCACCACATAATGAATTTCAGTTAACATGCGCACTAGAAACACTACTCTATAATCCAGAGTTATGCCGTCGTATAGGTCGTGAGGGAAGAAAAACTGCGGAAAAATTCAGTTGGGAGGTAAATGCTCATGAAATACTAGCACTACTGGATTGA